A genomic segment from Methanoplanus limicola DSM 2279 encodes:
- a CDS encoding amino acid permease, which produces MPESSNKYRLGFFTFAMITASIMISLRSLPSQAVTGMNILFYFAITTAGFLLPMTLVLKMFGCAFPVEGGLYAWVKESFGERWGFTAIFIQWMHLIIVSVLLLSFISGAIAYLFSPELSENKLYILAVSLIFFWSATLISMRGLKVSAKISTFCVISGVFIPALVIISMAVLHLATGHLPQTDLSFTYDNIVPDLSSLAALSMIAAFVNPFFGIEASAAHLGDLKNAAKNYLPTLVIGGLFCVLINILCSLSIATVIPAGNISFVNGLLQALEMLFNEMNAGWILLVVILLIMFGTIGEINSWILAPARGLTLTARRGTLPPFMQYINDNEIPAHTLIVQAVIVTVFCLIFALIPGVNSAYWVMLSLLTHIYLAAYLILMASAIMSRKRLFEANNYHTRAKKVLFGIAVILGIITILFMETVTFFNPENISSGYELIYAASMFSGMIVIISVPLLIYSVRKPEWKVEDTDITGNDSVN; this is translated from the coding sequence GTGCCGGAATCTTCCAATAAATACAGGCTTGGTTTTTTTACTTTTGCAATGATCACAGCCTCAATAATGATCAGTCTCAGAAGTCTGCCTTCACAGGCAGTAACGGGCATGAATATACTCTTTTATTTTGCGATCACCACAGCCGGATTTCTCCTGCCAATGACCCTTGTCCTGAAGATGTTTGGCTGTGCTTTTCCGGTTGAAGGAGGACTTTATGCCTGGGTGAAGGAGTCATTTGGTGAGAGATGGGGATTTACTGCGATATTTATCCAGTGGATGCACCTGATTATTGTATCTGTTCTCCTCTTAAGTTTCATATCCGGAGCAATAGCCTATCTCTTCTCACCCGAATTATCGGAGAACAAGCTCTATATTCTTGCAGTTTCCCTCATTTTCTTCTGGTCTGCGACTTTAATCAGCATGAGAGGGCTGAAGGTTTCTGCAAAGATAAGCACATTCTGTGTCATATCCGGGGTATTCATACCTGCACTGGTGATAATTTCAATGGCGGTTTTACATCTCGCAACCGGACATCTGCCCCAGACTGATCTCTCATTCACGTATGACAACATTGTTCCTGATCTCTCATCCCTTGCAGCCCTTTCAATGATTGCAGCGTTTGTAAACCCGTTCTTTGGCATAGAAGCCTCAGCAGCCCATCTGGGTGATCTAAAAAATGCAGCTAAAAATTATCTTCCAACCCTTGTAATCGGCGGTTTATTCTGTGTTCTGATTAACATTCTCTGTTCTCTCTCCATTGCAACCGTAATTCCGGCCGGGAATATAAGTTTTGTAAACGGACTGTTGCAGGCTCTGGAGATGCTCTTTAATGAGATGAATGCAGGATGGATACTCCTTGTTGTAATTCTTTTGATAATGTTTGGGACCATTGGTGAGATAAATTCGTGGATTTTAGCCCCTGCAAGAGGGCTGACACTCACTGCAAGGAGAGGGACACTTCCTCCATTTATGCAGTACATAAATGATAACGAAATTCCGGCACACACATTAATAGTTCAGGCAGTTATAGTTACAGTATTCTGCCTTATATTTGCCCTGATTCCGGGTGTGAACTCAGCATACTGGGTTATGCTCTCCCTTCTGACACACATTTACCTGGCAGCTTATCTTATACTGATGGCCTCGGCAATTATGAGCAGAAAACGATTGTTTGAGGCAAACAATTACCACACAAGGGCAAAGAAAGTCCTCTTTGGTATTGCAGTGATACTTGGAATAATTACAATACTGTTCATGGAGACTGTAACCTTCTTTAATCCGGAGAATATTTCCTCCGGATATGAATTGATCTATGCCGCTTCAATGTTCTCTGGCATGATTGTTATAATCTCAGTTCCGCTCCTGATATATTCTGTAAGAAAACCGGAATGGAAGGTGGAGGATACGGATATTACCGGGAATGATTCAGTAAATTAA